GAGGTTGTATTCTGGACGTGCGGATTCTTCCCAGGCAGTTTATACTGTTTACTTGAACGAAGCATGAAATTCCCCAAGTACTGTCACTCACCAGACGGcaactacaatgccttccaCGAGGATTTGCTTCGGCTGTGTCGCACTTCGGCTACTCCTTTGCACCAAATGGCTAACCGCACGAACACACATGATCTCGGATTCATCACGCAGCCGGCACTGCGAAAGGACTGGGAGTTGACTGGAAATCGCGAAAGCTTAGCGTCGTTAATTAGAGCGGCAGATAATCTTGCATCCCGATATGATGATAGAATGAAGGCTGTCCGAAGCTGGGACAAGTCGATCAGCAAGCGATACAACTACACTGACAAGAAGACAAACTTTTTGGTCATTGTGGACAGCATGTGCAGTGCGTAGCTTAGCTCCTCACTTCCCATCATTGGCTAACGTGCTATTAGACATTGACTTGTTATTCAACATTGGTCACCTTACTTCAAATCAGCGATTGATCGATATCGCGATTGATCACGCCCACTTTGTTCGCAAGAATCTCATACGAGAGGACTCATCGACGTGGCACGTAGTCAATTTCGATCCGCGAAACGGCGAACTAAAGAGCAAGCACACTCATCAAGGGTATAGTGATGGGTCAACATGGTCGAGGTGAGCTGATGTTGCACTGCCTTCAAGCTGAAGACTAACCATACGTGTCACTAGGGGCCAAGCGTGGACTATTCTAGGTTTCGCACAGACATATGTCTggacaaagaaacaagagTTCCTAGACACGGCAATCCGGTTGTCTGATCATTTCTTGGGTCGCCTTCGATGCGCAAAACACGCACATCCTTTTGTGCCTCTGTGGGACTTTGATGCTCCTGTGTCTGCGACGCAGCCTCTGCGTGATTCTTCTGCAGGGATGATCGCTGCAAACGGCCTGCTCCTCTTGCATCAAATCATTGGTAGTACTTCACCATATCTGGATGAGGCTTTGCGCATCGCAAGCGACACTATTGCTTTATGTCAAGCCAATGATCAGGCAAGGGTACTTATGGGCGACGATGGAAAGATTAAGACTGAGGGTGTGACGTTTGACTCTATCCTGAAGCATGCAACTGCCAATAACAACGAGTATGCTGTGATGAGATATTGCGACCATGGACTGGTGTATGCGGACTATTActttttggagtttgggaaCCAGCTGCTGAGAATGGGGATGGTGTGAGCGAGGTTGTGATTATGGGGAGAAATGTAGACAAGAACTAGATATTAGATACATGATTAGAGAACTCCATCTACAACAACTAgtgctgatgctgttgtgGCTGGCTAAAGTTGTCCAGTCAGCACTCACGCCCGCCTCAACAACTAACAACAGCCATTAACGTAGCTAGCAACTATAGTTCCAATCGTGTGAAACATCATCTGAATATTCTAGCTCACACTCTTCGTAAATCATAACTACATTTAACAGCAACTACGGCATAAAACTTGTGCCAACGTGGTCAAGAGCAACATGTAGGGTAGAGTCAACAGCCTCAGACCCCAAAACTGATGATCCTCCATccgctgttggtggtggatatTTTTCCGGCGCCAAACGTTTCCGCCTCTCAGGGAACTAGTTCCAACCGCAAAACCCTGGAGAAGTATCCGCCACTGAATATAGCGACCTATCAACGCAGTTTTGGCTGAACTAGCCTTCCCCAGAGTCCTTAACCGGCTTCAATAGTTGGAGTTGTGGAGTGTGGAGATTGTCGAGCGAGCTGTGAAGCGTGTTGCTGTCGACATCGGAGCTCATCCATGTTCATGACGAATCTTTCCATCTTTCATTGCTGCTTTGGATTGCGATAACATTGATGTTGCTCGCTTGTCGAATCTTCAACGATATAGCTTCGCGTGAGGCTTGGCCCAACCACCGAAATGGGATCTCGCTCTGTGAACTCTGTTCCACGATCACACTCTCCTCAGAGCCCTCAAAATGATCAAGAGGAGATGCCGGCTTGTCAGTCGTGCCGTAAGCGGAAGTTGAAATGCAACAGAGAGATACCCAGCTGTTCACAATGCGCCAGGCTGTGTGAGTCTCCATTGAAGAGACCATTCTTTCGTCTTTTACTTTATTATTTCTAACTTTCGCCTTTGCCAGCTTGCGACTGCATTTACGCTGGAAGAAAGCAGAAGCCGGGATTGAGAAGCGGCGCAATTGACGGGTTAAACAGGAGAATAGGTACAGCTCCCGTGCATGGCTTGTACAGCGAGCGGCGATATCTGTTATTGACTGTCTCGTAGAAACGCTAGAAAGACTACTACTTGAGACTCAAAGTAAATCTGCGACTCAGGCtccgatgccgatgccaaaTACAAACGATGTGCAAGGTTGTCTATACCACgcagccatgttgattgCGAACCAGATCAAGGACAGCGCTGGCAGTGGAAGCATGGGACATTCAGAAACTGTTCAAAATAATCTTCACTGTGGCAGATATCCTATTAGCAACGGCCATCAATACGGACAGCCACAGCTAGCCAACTCCCGGAAACGTAAGCATCAAGAAGACACCATGAGCACAATTCCGACCTGGGATCAATTGGATGATTGCGCATCCTTACTACCTACATACGGCGTACTGGAACATATAATCAACGCATATTTTTCGACCGTCCATCATTGGATGCCGTTCATTCACCAAAGGCGGTTTCGAGCGCGACTCCTAGAACCTGTTGAAGCGCAAAAAATGACAGTCTTGCTCCATGGCATGACCGTTGTCGCCTTCCGCCAAATTGATGCAACGGCTATTCCAATTGATGAAGTTGCTATTGAGGAGCAGATTCGTATTTCTAGGAATGTCGTCATGTTGAATGCCATGGACGGGCTGTCCATCGAAAACCTCCAGGCGTTAGCACTCGTTGCGTTTGACCGGGTAGGCTGCATCGGACTATAGTTTGAAATAAACCGCTAACAGTTGTAGATGGGCTCAGCAAACACCCCACGAGCATGGGCGATTGTCGGTTCACTCGTCAAAAGCGTGGAATACCTACAGCTAACGGTTGAGCCGGACGAGGTTTCTCGCCACTCCTTCATGCGCCCACTCGTGCTTTTACCTCTGGCGCAAAGTcctggagaagaggaagagcgaCGACGAGTATTTTGGAACATATTCCTTCTTGACAGATTTCTTTCAGTTACGTCCGGATGGAATCCTAGCATCACGGCACAAGACGCACATCGCAGGTTGCCTTCGAATGGGAAAACGTGGAATTCGAATGAGCGGGCCGCAACACCTTTCTTTGGTATCCTCGATAGATCAACTTCCAAGATTGGAAACTTGATGCCGTATGTTGGTCCTCACGGAACCCCGAGCACCGAGTCCAATGTGCAGGGCTTGAGTCCCGGCGCTGTCAGAACAGATGAGGCAGCCAATCTTGGAGCATTAGCGTTTCGGATCGAAGCTACAGAGTCGTTGAGTCAGGTTCTATCGTGTTTCCTACTACAGGAGTTTAACTTTCGCGATCGAGACCAGGTCAGTAAATGGCTGGCTCGGTTCAAGGAATTGGACTTGCGCTTGGTTCAGTAAGTTGTCTCGTCATGATAGCAGCTTTGCAAGGACTAATATCTGTGAGTTGGAAACTGTTCTTCCCGAAGCGATGGAGCGACTCCAATGTTTCTAGTGATCACCCTTCCATCGAGATGGATCCAAACCTCACGCTGGCGCATTTGACGCACAACACATCGATGATCTTATTGCATCAACACATCGCGTATCCGTCCCGCGATCTCACGAATCATGTCAAACTACCGACCGCATGTAGTGCAgaaacatgtcaactggCAGCTGCGGAAATTGCTTCCATCATTGGCAAGTTCCTATCGCATATTAGTTATCTGGTGCCTGCACAGTTTGCATTCTGTGCATTTATCGCCGCCAGGATCATGCTAGGTAAGGCAAAAAGTTATCCTCACAGGGGTTACTGGCTGACGATCACAGTTCACTGGAGACTCTACGATACTCAACTGCGAAACGAGTTCTCTGCTCTCATATCGTACCTTCGCGACATGTCGCAGCGTTGGCAAGGCGCACACGTCACAGAGAGGAGGCGACAAAACGTGCCGGATGAACTGGATATTGCAGCGAGATATGCCACAGAGCTAGAAGGACTTCACGAGAAGTGCCTCGCAGATCCTGGATTCTGCACACAGATACTGACACATCCCTTCACCACTGCCTGCAATGATGCGGACCCATTTGCCATTCGTCACCCAGATACTGGACTGTTTATCGGTAAGTAGCGGGACTTCTTTCCATTTTGCCATATACTACTCCTCTGCGAAATGTTGCCAGGGACTAGGCGACAACTGCTAATATTCACATCCAGGAAGAGCAATGGATAACCTTTCACCGTTTTCCAGCGACCAGCGCTCGCCTTCTGTCTCACTAAGACATGAAAGCAATGTTGCAAGTCGCCAGCAAAAGAGAATATCCGTCCGTGATGCTGACTACACTGCAGCCACCATGGTTGCCCAACACCCCATGCCAGAACCAGTAGCAGGCAATGGCGACgttgtggatgagatggcCCTTGGTCTGGACACTGAAAGTTTGGGTGATGAGTTGGCAGCGGTGTCACACACTCTTCTGGACCAGCAGtttgcagacatggacagggTGTTTACTTTGAGCGGCACAGACTTTACGTTTGGGATTGGAAACTGGGACGCGGTGCCACTTAGTTGAGATTCAATTGGGATGTTCAATGCATCTGGGACTAAGCATCTAACTTCGACACGGATCTCGCATTGCTGGTACGGAAACCCTTTGACCATCAAGACCGGTCAAAAAGTGGCAGATATGCCTGTGGAAGACTCCCGGCAAGATCATTTCGTCTACATTTCCTGTTGAAAAGACAGATGCTACCACAAACCAACGTTGCACTTAGTCTCGTACTACCGTCTGCATGATTCTAATGCGACCGTAAATTAATAGCGAGGTTGCGATTCTCACCGTTGATGCAGAGCAAAACAACGAAGTTTTGTCCATCGATACACGACGGCGCCTTGCTCACTTCCCTAGGTTCCTCTAGATTGGCAGTCCGTGGTGACCAACAGCAGTTTATGTCCGAACGAATTGGTAATAGCCATCATTCCTCGAAAGCACCCTGCAAGACCGTGCTATCTTTGGTAACCTTAGCCCAGAGCAAAGTCTGTTTCCAAAGTCGAGCTTGTTTTTCCTCATCCCGGCTATCCGGTGAACTCTCGTCATCCTGAAGCAGGGTAAAAAAGCCTCGCTTCCCAGCATACTCCGGGCTCAGAGTCAAATCCACGACATCCGCGCCGGCTGGTGCCGCTGTTCGCAGAGTCGGACCCATTATGAGTCTCAAAATGGGGAGTAATGGCCTGTACACAAACGTCTGCATTTTGTGCAAGCTTGGCGGAGTGTTGGTGCGGAGAGCGCGTGAGTCGACCATGTTTCCGGGGTTCACAGCGATGGCAGTTACGTTCTTTAGGTTCGGGTCCTGTATTGATGAGTAACATGACAGTATCAATATGGAGTGTATCTCATTACTATACCTTCTCCAAATGCCGATTCAGCGCATAAATCCAAGTCGTGATGGCCA
The genomic region above belongs to Pochonia chlamydosporia 170 chromosome 2, whole genome shotgun sequence and contains:
- a CDS encoding fungal specific transcription factor (similar to Colletotrichum gloeosporioides Nara gc5 XP_007285806.1); translation: MLIANQIKDSAGSGSMGHSETVQNNLHCGRYPISNGHQYGQPQLANSRKRKHQEDTMSTIPTWDQLDDCASLLPTYGVLEHIINAYFSTVHHWMPFIHQRRFRARLLEPVEAQKMTVLLHGMTVVAFRQIDATAIPIDEVAIEEQIRISRNVVMLNAMDGLSIENLQALALVAFDRMGSANTPRAWAIVGSLVKSVEYLQLTVEPDEVSRHSFMRPLVLLPLAQSPGEEEERRRVFWNIFLLDRFLSVTSGWNPSITAQDAHRRLPSNGKTWNSNERAATPFFGILDRSTSKIGNLMPYVGPHGTPSTESNVQGLSPGAVRTDEAANLGALAFRIEATESLSQVLSCFLLQEFNFRDRDQVSKWLARFKELDLRLVHWKLFFPKRWSDSNVSSDHPSIEMDPNLTLAHLTHNTSMILLHQHIAYPSRDLTNHVKLPTACSAETCQLAAAEIASIIGKFLSHISYLVPAQFAFCAFIAARIMLVHWRLYDTQLRNEFSALISYLRDMSQRWQGAHVTERRRQNVPDELDIAARYATELEGLHEKCLADPGFCTQILTHPFTTACNDADPFAIRHPDTGLFIGRAMDNLSPFSSDQRSPSVSLRHESNVASRQQKRISVRDADYTAATMVAQHPMPEPVAGNGDVVDEMALGLDTESLGDELAAVSHTLLDQQFADMDRVFTLSGTDFTFGIGNWDAVPLS
- a CDS encoding glycoside hydrolase family 88 protein (similar to Bipolaris oryzae ATCC 44560 XP_007688993.1), with protein sequence MSSASNSPPEQEQHVLSNPTSQDISVVASSATSVDESWSTQDKTSLLKPRHQIAEQLSGLFSESAAAKILKVAIELLDHGKAPADYPEWTPEDGDTPGRYNCREVVFWTCGFFPGSLYCLLERSMKFPKYCHSPDGNYNAFHEDLLRLCRTSATPLHQMANRTNTHDLGFITQPALRKDWELTGNRESLASLIRAADNLASRYDDRMKAVRSWDKSISKRYNYTDKKTNFLVIVDSMCNIDLLFNIGHLTSNQRLIDIAIDHAHFVRKNLIREDSSTWHVVNFDPRNGELKSKHTHQGYSDGSTWSRGQAWTILGFAQTYVWTKKQEFLDTAIRLSDHFLGRLRCAKHAHPFVPLWDFDAPVSATQPLRDSSAGMIAANGLLLLHQIIGSTSPYLDEALRIASDTIALCQANDQARVLMGDDGKIKTEGVTFDSILKHATANNNEYAVMRYCDHGLVYADYYFLEFGNQLLRMGMV